One segment of Fundidesulfovibrio soli DNA contains the following:
- a CDS encoding glutamine synthetase family protein — MAVFKCKNADDVLKAVKDYNVSFVQFWFIDILGMLKSFQITPRELEAAFDEGMGFDGSSITGFTKIHESDMVAFPDPTTFQLVAWRPSDRPVARLFCDVKNPDGTPFAADSRYVLKRMLKKAADLGYTYYVGPELEFFLFANSTEPKILDRGGYFDAPPLDLANDVRRDIIFALESMGIAVEYSHHEVAPSQHEIDLRYNEAMAMADTAMTYRVVVKEVARKHGCYATFMPKPLFGENGSGMHVHQSLFKGTKNCFYDASSPNHLSTEAQAYIAGLLKHAPEFCLVTNQWVNSYKRLVPGYEAPVYIAWAQRNRSALIRVPMYKPGKEAATRIELRCPDPAANPYLAFAAMLGAGLKGIEAGYKLAKPVEDNIFHMSEREMKKHGIAALPGSLYDAVANLEKSALMKEVLGEHLHSALVEYKADEWDRYRVQVTEWEIEKYLPIL; from the coding sequence ATGGCGGTGTTCAAATGCAAGAACGCTGACGACGTGCTCAAGGCGGTGAAGGACTACAACGTGTCCTTCGTCCAGTTCTGGTTCATCGACATCCTGGGAATGCTCAAGAGCTTCCAGATAACCCCCCGGGAGCTGGAGGCCGCCTTCGACGAGGGCATGGGCTTCGACGGTTCCTCCATCACCGGCTTCACCAAGATCCACGAGTCGGACATGGTGGCCTTCCCCGACCCCACCACCTTCCAGCTGGTGGCCTGGCGCCCCTCCGACCGGCCCGTGGCGCGCCTGTTCTGCGACGTGAAGAACCCCGACGGCACCCCTTTCGCGGCCGACTCCCGCTATGTGCTCAAGCGCATGCTCAAGAAGGCGGCCGACCTGGGCTACACCTACTACGTGGGCCCCGAGCTCGAATTCTTCCTCTTCGCCAACTCCACCGAGCCCAAGATCCTGGACCGCGGCGGCTATTTCGACGCCCCGCCCCTGGACCTGGCCAACGACGTGCGCCGCGACATCATCTTCGCCCTGGAGTCCATGGGCATCGCGGTGGAGTACTCCCACCACGAGGTGGCCCCCTCCCAGCACGAGATCGACCTGCGCTACAACGAGGCCATGGCCATGGCCGACACCGCCATGACCTACCGCGTGGTGGTCAAGGAGGTGGCCCGCAAGCACGGCTGCTACGCCACCTTCATGCCCAAGCCCCTCTTCGGTGAGAACGGCTCGGGCATGCACGTGCACCAGTCGCTGTTCAAGGGCACCAAGAACTGCTTCTACGACGCCTCCTCCCCCAACCACCTCTCCACCGAGGCCCAGGCCTACATCGCGGGCCTGCTCAAGCACGCGCCCGAGTTCTGCCTTGTCACCAACCAGTGGGTGAACTCCTACAAGCGCCTGGTGCCCGGCTACGAGGCCCCGGTGTACATCGCCTGGGCCCAGCGCAACCGCTCGGCGCTCATTCGCGTGCCCATGTACAAGCCCGGCAAGGAGGCCGCCACCCGCATCGAGCTGCGCTGCCCCGACCCGGCCGCCAACCCCTACCTGGCCTTCGCGGCCATGCTGGGCGCGGGCCTCAAGGGCATCGAGGCGGGCTACAAGCTGGCCAAGCCCGTGGAGGACAACATCTTCCACATGTCCGAGCGCGAGATGAAGAAGCACGGCATCGCCGCCCTGCCCGGCAGCCTCTACGACGCGGTGGCCAACCTGGAGAAGTCCGCCCTGATGAAGGAGGTGCTCGGCGAACACCTGCACTCCGCCCTGGTGGAGTACAAGGCCGACGAGTGGGACCGCTACAGGGTGCAGGTCACCGAGTGGGAGATCGAGAAGTACCTGCCGATCCTCTAG
- the rseP gene encoding RIP metalloprotease RseP: protein MIDFLGKALSFVVVIGVLIFIHELGHFIVARFFGMGVRTFSLGFGPQLVGFRRGSTQYRISLIPLGGYVQLVGQDNEDDSTEGFPPEQWFIRRPSWQRMLVVAAGPLFNLALAWALYASMFYAHGRFETPAHIGQVTAQSAAERAGLMQGDTVSAVNGAPISFFRDLQKAVELSKGGPVTLTVERGSDKLTITITPDMLPQKNIFGEDVSKPILGIRSTQESINIPLGFVEAMREGLHQTWEVTSVTGQVFYKLVMGVVPVSSLGGPIMIAELVGKGTEQGLTSLATLTAMISVNLAILNLLPIPVLDGGHILFYALETIFRRPVSERIRMVTTKIGFALLMTLMLLATANDLIRIVSGGGIK, encoded by the coding sequence ATGATAGACTTTCTGGGCAAGGCCCTCTCCTTTGTCGTCGTCATCGGCGTGCTCATCTTCATCCATGAGTTGGGGCACTTCATCGTGGCCCGCTTCTTCGGCATGGGCGTGCGCACCTTCTCGCTGGGCTTCGGGCCGCAGCTGGTCGGCTTCCGCCGTGGCTCCACCCAATACCGCATCTCGCTCATCCCCTTGGGCGGCTATGTGCAGCTTGTCGGCCAGGACAACGAGGATGACTCCACCGAGGGCTTCCCGCCGGAGCAGTGGTTCATCCGCCGCCCCTCCTGGCAGCGCATGCTGGTGGTGGCCGCCGGGCCGTTGTTCAACCTGGCGCTGGCCTGGGCGCTCTACGCTTCCATGTTCTACGCCCACGGCCGCTTCGAGACCCCTGCCCACATCGGCCAGGTCACGGCTCAGAGCGCGGCCGAACGCGCGGGGCTCATGCAGGGCGACACCGTGTCGGCCGTGAACGGCGCGCCCATCAGCTTTTTCCGCGATCTGCAGAAGGCCGTGGAGCTCAGCAAGGGCGGACCGGTGACCCTCACAGTGGAGCGCGGGTCGGACAAGCTGACCATCACCATCACGCCGGACATGCTGCCCCAGAAGAACATCTTCGGGGAGGACGTGAGCAAGCCCATCCTGGGCATCCGCTCCACGCAGGAATCCATCAACATCCCGCTCGGCTTCGTTGAGGCTATGCGCGAAGGCCTGCACCAGACCTGGGAGGTCACCTCCGTCACCGGGCAGGTGTTCTACAAGCTGGTCATGGGCGTGGTGCCCGTATCCTCCCTGGGCGGGCCGATCATGATCGCGGAGCTGGTGGGCAAGGGCACCGAGCAGGGCCTGACCTCCTTGGCAACGCTCACGGCCATGATCAGCGTGAACCTGGCCATTTTGAACCTTCTGCCCATCCCGGTTCTCGACGGCGGCCACATCCTCTTCTACGCCCTGGAGACCATCTTCCGCCGGCCCGTGTCCGAACGCATCCGCATGGTGACCACCAAAATCGGCTTCGCCCTGCTCATGACGCTGATGCTCCTGGCCACCGCCAACGACCTCATCCGCATCGTCAGCGGCGGCGGGATCAAATGA
- the tsaB gene encoding tRNA (adenosine(37)-N6)-threonylcarbamoyltransferase complex dimerization subunit type 1 TsaB: protein MILALNTAEERLQILLVDGGGLRGLFEEDCPGRMNEIMAPEAARMLAAAPAPLEGVACVRGPGSFTGVRLGLAYAHGLCLARSLPLAGLDYLPLLAACGREEAPGCEMHVLTHSRTARVYHQGFDPCGAPLAPAQDLPAQAAAQLVRQRAATGPVAVLGSGLRRNPAHFEDLGPALRLGLIDPTPPALAQAALTQAARGAAFTGPPVDALYLRGSDAEENLAAIAAGRGLTPEEAQARLERALSG from the coding sequence ATGATCCTGGCGCTCAACACCGCCGAGGAGCGCCTGCAGATCCTGCTGGTGGACGGCGGCGGCCTGCGCGGACTCTTCGAGGAGGACTGCCCCGGGCGCATGAACGAGATCATGGCGCCCGAGGCCGCCCGGATGCTCGCCGCCGCGCCCGCCCCCCTGGAGGGCGTGGCCTGCGTGCGCGGGCCGGGCAGCTTCACCGGGGTGCGCCTGGGCCTGGCCTACGCCCACGGGCTGTGCCTGGCCCGGTCCCTGCCCCTGGCAGGGCTGGACTACCTGCCCCTGCTGGCCGCCTGCGGCCGGGAGGAGGCCCCCGGCTGCGAAATGCACGTGCTCACGCACTCGCGCACGGCCCGGGTGTACCATCAGGGCTTCGACCCCTGCGGCGCGCCCCTGGCCCCCGCGCAGGACCTGCCCGCCCAGGCCGCCGCGCAGCTCGTCCGCCAGCGCGCCGCCACCGGGCCGGTGGCCGTGCTGGGCTCGGGCCTGCGACGCAACCCGGCCCACTTCGAGGACTTGGGCCCAGCCCTGCGCCTCGGCCTGATCGACCCTACCCCGCCCGCCCTGGCCCAGGCTGCCCTGACCCAGGCCGCTCGGGGCGCCGCCTTCACCGGCCCGCCCGTGGACGCCCTCTACCTGCGAGGCTCCGATGCGGAGGAGAATCTGGCCGCCATCGCCGCAGGACGCGGCCTCACGCCCGAGGAGGCCCAGGCCCGCCTGGAGCGTGCGCTTTCCGGCTGA